From one Anopheles bellator chromosome 1, idAnoBellAS_SP24_06.2, whole genome shotgun sequence genomic stretch:
- the LOC131216725 gene encoding PDZ domain-containing protein 2-like: protein MVISVTNLDSAGILQKWSKLRRRCASFKSVSGPASLDSDTNFILAEHPGHYQIISTATGSPIQQPRSASTQPSSSVKLLHHHHHHHHQHQQSQHHLLHQAAQQRQHYLAHHHRVHHQHHQHLHHHPLVDYPLPGSHHHQHHQRGYDQKNWELRHSSSGGSSASASSGSTIGGGSAVAAATVEEYWQHPLHHPHHHPHHQFVEPSDVKLWRLGAHQTYAHRIHPAQQRRSAHSIDWEYNVHRYENMCDNLAPVATAVPLAPPPVPAARIFRTEKLQYYDELADTAGRQKGDVGDGGAGGAIKVAKEIKLPSLKTFKSASMRLPGQKSSIHEVQQLLRSKFNRIHAGLRKRRALSVQEVFQVPPVTPVTPIPGADPLVTPTSKPTFYVPSPLVSERSPHGPFRPSRRYNEDDEDDDDPADGGMAGDELLPGEDDGPVSLPYISETATSEVTQPTTATPPKVHLRSAEHSPSPRKERTKTWYRSIDFNGALQKLDLQRHSLDIAGKSNTPKKTLTGSADQRTSSPSPSVTSVRPAQEKPQFSIGGRVSLRERVENMNLSRLRPSKQQPSAATNGVTGSPIPVAKKTAKKLADIRKIRPRSHSPLKNIKINLSPVKKALTPAAAGAGEPTEKGSKRESAGGGLFGRLNRMMHQHGLGNSDKLAQVRKPSGKATPPGSSSVASSGTCVGGSPAADKAANGGHHLSVGGNVSKQSTIQKLTQLSSCSRREQQLQQQQQQQSKAETHDELRDRKSKQISETPASINFALRGGPLKASNGNGIISFANGGAHVTPGEEDDEDEDSIEESKFCTLPRHGPNAFTIRQARFSKGNGAKALGFSIVGGKDSPKGSMGIYVKTIYPNGQAAEKGTLHAGDEILSVNGKAFQGLSHQEAINVFKGIKTGDVVILIGRRNNRRKLETPSPTDSGTGTATSSTGSPTNTITCNGD, encoded by the exons ATGGTAATTAGTGTGACTAATCTGG ACTCCGCCGGTATCTTGCAGAAGTGGAGCAAGCTGCGCCGTCGCTGCGCCTCGTTCAAATCAGTCTCCGGTCCGGCATCGCTCGACTCGGACACCAACTTCATCTTGGCCGAGCACCCGGGCCACTACCAGATCATCagcacggccaccggctcgcCGATCCAGCAGCCACGATCCGCCTCGActcagccgtcgtcgtcagtgaagctgctgcaccaccatcatcatcaccatcatcaacatcagcagTCGCAGCATCATCTGCTGCACCAGGCGGCGCAGCAACGTCAGCACTATCtggcccatcatcatcgggtgcatcatcagcatcaccagcacctTCACCACCATCCGCTGGTGGACTATCCGCTTCCTGGgagccaccatcaccagcatcaccagcgAGGTTACGACCAGAAAAACTGGGAACTGCGCCATTCGAGCTCGGGCGGCTCTTCCGCTAGCGCTTCGTCCGGTTCGACGATCGGCGGTggatcggcggtggccgcagctACCGTCGAAGAGTACTGGCAGCACCCGCTCCAccacccacaccaccacccgcatcACCAGTTTGTGGAGCCGAGCGATGTGAAGCTGTGGCGGCTCGGAGCCCACCAGACGTACGCCCATCGGATTCATCCGGCGCAGCAGCGGCGCAGTGCCCACAGCATCGACTGGGAGTACAACGTGCACCGGTACGAGAACATGTGTGACAATctggctccggtggccacggcggttccgctggcaccaccaccggtgccggcggcccGGATCTTCCGCACCGAGAAGCTCCAGTACTACGACGAGCTGGCCGACACCGCGGGCCGGCAGAAGGGCGACgttggtgacggtggcgctggtggcgcgaTCAAGGTGGCCAAAGAGATCAAGCTGCCCAGCCTGAAGACGTTCAAGTCGGCCTCGATGCGGCTGCCGGGCCAGAAGTCGTCGATCCACGAGGTACAGCAGCTACTCCGGAGCAAGTTCAACCGGATCCACGCGGGTCTGCGGAAACGGCGTGCATTGTCGGTTCAGGAAGTGTTTCAGGTACCACCGGTAACGCCAGTAACGCCGATACCCGGAGCAGACCCGTTGGTAACTCCGACGAGCAAACCGACGTTCTACGTCCCATCGCCACTGGTCAGCGAGCGGAGTCCTCATGGGCCGTTTAGGCCGAGCCGTCGCTacaacgaagacgacgaagacgatgatgatccgGCGGATGGCGGGATGGCCGGCGATGAGCTACTGCCGGGTGAGGACGATGGTCCGGTCAGCCTGCCGTACATCAGCGAGACCGCCACGTCCGAGGTGACCCAGCCGACCACTGCAACCCCCCCGAAGGTGCACCTGCGTTCCGCTGAACACAGTCCCAGTCCGCGGAAGGAACGTACCAAAACCTGGTACCGCAGTATCGACTTCAACGGGGCCCTCCAGAAGCTGGACCTGCAGCGCCACTCGCTCGATATCGCCGGCAAAAGCAATACACCAAAGAAAACGCTGACGGGATCGGCGGACCAGAGGACCAGCTCACCGAGCCCGTCCGtgacgtccgtccgtccggcccaAGAGAAGCCCCAGTTCTCGATCGGTGGGCGCGTCAGTTTGCGAGAGCGTGTCGAAAACATGAACCTCAGCCGATTGCGGCCCtcgaagcagcagccgagcgCCGCGACGAACGGCGTCACCGGAAGCCCAATCCCGGTGGCCAAGAAGACGGCCAAGAAGCTGGCGGACATACGCAAGATACGGCCACGCAGTCATTCGCCACTCAAGAACATCAAGATTAACCTGTCGCCGGTGAAGAAGGCATtgacaccggccgccgccggagctGGGGAGCCTACGGAGAAGGGCTCGAAACGCGAATCGGCGGGTGGCGGCCTGTTTGGGCGGCTCAACCGGATGATGCACCAGCACGGCCTGGGGAACTCCGACAAGCTTGCGCAAGTCCGGAAACCGAGCGGTAAAGCGACGCCACCCGGCAGCTCGTCGGTGGCTTCCTCTGGGACGTGCGTTGGCGGTAGTCCAGCGGCCGATAAGGCGGCCAACGGCGGGCACCACCTCAGTGTCGGTGGGAATGTTAGTAAACAGTCGACGATACAGAAGCTCACGCAGCTCAGCAGTTGCAGTCGGCGGGagcagcagttgcagcagcagcagcaacaacagtccAAAGCGGAAACACACGACGAGCTACGTGACCGGAAATCCAAACAG ATTTCTGAGACACCTGCGAGCATCAATTTCGCGTTACGCGGCGGTCCGCTCAAAGCCAGCAACGGCAATGGTATCATTTCCTTCGCCAACGGTGGTGCGCACGTGACCCCCggcgaagaggacgacgaggacgaggacagcATCGAGGAGAGCAAATTCTGTACGCTGCCCCGTCACGGTCCGAATGCATTTACCATCCGGCAG GCTCGCTTTTCGAAAGGTAACGGAGCAAAAGCGCTTGGTTTTTCCATTGTCGGCGGTAAGGACTCGCCCAAGGGCTCGATGGGCATCTACGTGAAGACGATCTACCCGAACGGCCAGGCCGCGGAGAAGGGCACGCTGCACGCAGGCGACGAGATACTGTCGGTGAACGGGAAAGCATTCCAGGGCCTCTCGCACCAGGAGGCGATCAATGTGTTCAAGGGCATCAAAACGGGCGACGTGGTCATACTGATCGGTCGGCGCAACAATCGGCGCAAGCTCGAAACTCCCTCACCGACCGATTCCGGCACCGGTACCGCGACATCCTCGACCGGTTCACCGACCAACACGATAACATGCAATGGCGACTGA
- the LOC131216756 gene encoding uncharacterized protein LOC131216756, whose product MQTQEFDTLAKEIIGQQDHINRYLGKAARVCTKLRSPTEDDDLPGTLLALAKEEQNWPQQFPSSDSVDRPREEDIDNFFSAIRARPTTVRSQRQGSLKKSAASLHQSRVLTEHNPAVVANTSTSSSCSNVSTVGSKSMSAKHSSPVDLEALVVRFRQAISTLEQIDNAPFEEIDLTEVHHFYRQEWSTVVKSFEQVDNLLIQFQQQVEAERRRDRSYQPIIKKELIESMERVQSTLHDVCYVKSVENLPDLKTTVSEEAFALSECLDVIDETIRQKHL is encoded by the exons ATGCAAACGCAAGAGTTCGATACACTTGCGAAGGAAATAATTGGCCAACAGGATCACATCAACCGGTACCTCGGTAAAGCGGCCAGAGTTTGCACGAAACTTCGCAGCCccaccgaagacgacgatcTTCCCGGTACACTCCTGGCGTTGGCGAAAGAGGAACAGAACTGGCCGCAGCAATTTCCATCCTCTGATTCAGTGGATCGCCCGCGGGAAGAAGATATAGACAATTTTTTCTCTGCAATACGAGCACGCCCAACAACGGTTCGATCTCAACGGCAGGGTTCACTGAAAAAAAGTGCCGCGTCGCTGCACCAGAGCCGCGTCCTGACCGAACACAATCCGGCGGTGGTCGCCAATACTTCCACCAGCTCTAGTTGTTCGAATGTTTCCACCGTCGGTAGCAAATCAATGTCCGCTAAGCATAGCTCTCCGGTTGACCTCGAAGCACTGGTTGTTCGGTTCCGACAAGCGATATCTACCTTGGAGCAGATCGACAATGCACCGTTCGAGGAGATCGACCTAACGGAAGTGCACCATTTCTATCGGCAGGAGTGGTCCACCGTGGTGAAATCATTCGAACAAGTTGATAATTTGCTGATACAGTTCCAGCAACAGGTGGAAGCTGAACGTCGTCGTGATCGCAGCTACCAACCGATCATCAAAAAGGAACTGATCGAAAGCATGGAACGAGTGCAATCG ACACTCCACGACGTGTGTTACGTTAAGAGCGTGGAGAACCTGCCCGATTTGAAGACCACTGTGAGCGAGGAGGCGTTCGCCCTGTCCGAGTGTCTTGATGTGATCGACGAAACGATAAGGCAAAAGCACTTGTAG
- the LOC131215625 gene encoding neuronal membrane glycoprotein M6-a isoform X2: MGGCCKSCITRIPYATLIATVMCLIGVGVFCGTMFRGTSLAIVMLDQVFHLRLPWIEAVQMIFVVIGASMAALGLMILFVGFLATGATRHKVYRAWGSRVGGRISCAVFMGISYVLNIVWILILCFLSIVTFVFTVFWNMCANNNVQTHRDCIDLTQFYFMFPDGVKQEDMKICDPGKVKAFCKDGVEKCEIMFILATVSCLLIILSFVHYLMCLAANYAHIRDHEKFQELQEIQNLTEMEYSAASKDRF; this comes from the exons ATGG GTGGTTGCTGTAAATCATGCATTACACGGATACCGTACGCGACGCTAATTGCGACGGTAATGTGCCTTATCGGTGTCGGCGTGTTCTGCGGCACGATGTTCCGCGGCACCTCGCTGGCCATCGTAATGCTCGATCAGGTCTTCCACCTTCGGCTGCCCTGGATCGAGGCGGTACAGATGATCTTCGTCGTTATCGGAGCGTCGATGGCTGCCCTTGGGCTGATGATACTGTTCGTTGGCTTCCTGGCGACCGGTGCCACCCGCCACAAGGTTTACCGGGCGTGGGGCTCTCGAGTCGGGGGCCGTATCTCCTGTGCCGTCTTCATGGGCATCTCCTACGTACTGAACATCGTTTGGATACTGATCTTGTGCTTTCTCTCCATCGTAACGTTCGTGTTTACGGTGTTCTGGAACATgtgcgccaacaacaacgttCAGACACACCGTGATTGCATCGATCTGACGCAGTTCT ACTTCATGTTCCCGGACGGAGTGAAGCAGGAAGATATGAAGATTTGCGATCCGGGCAAGGTGAAAGCGTTCTGCAAGGACGGAGTGGAGAAGTGCGAGATCATGTTCATCCTGGCGACCGTCTCCTGCCTGCTGATCATACTCAGCTTCGTGCACTATCTGATGTGTTTGGCCGCAAACTATGCCCACATTCGCGATCACGAAAAGTTCCAGGAGCTGCAGGAGATTCAAAATCTTACCGAGATGGAGTATAGTGCCGCGTCAAAGGACCGGTTCTAG
- the LOC131215625 gene encoding neuronal membrane glycoprotein M6-a isoform X1: MASRNRTPPGQIRDDFLLETNFDEDGALTRAYNTLPQQQQQQQNGLQRRSIAYRSNLSVDRYSDTTLHGKPPRKGGCCKSCITRIPYATLIATVMCLIGVGVFCGTMFRGTSLAIVMLDQVFHLRLPWIEAVQMIFVVIGASMAALGLMILFVGFLATGATRHKVYRAWGSRVGGRISCAVFMGISYVLNIVWILILCFLSIVTFVFTVFWNMCANNNVQTHRDCIDLTQFYFMFPDGVKQEDMKICDPGKVKAFCKDGVEKCEIMFILATVSCLLIILSFVHYLMCLAANYAHIRDHEKFQELQEIQNLTEMEYSAASKDRF; this comes from the exons ATGGCCTCGCGCAATCGGACACCGCCCGGCCAAATACGGGATGATTTTTTGCTCGAAACTAACTTTGACGAAGACGGTGCCCTCACGCGAGCCTACAACACGCTcccacaacagcagcagcagcaacagaacgGGTTGCAACGAAGAAGCATCGCTTATCGGTCCAACTTATCGGTGGATCGATACTCGGACACCACATTACACGGAAAACCACCACGCAAAG GTGGTTGCTGTAAATCATGCATTACACGGATACCGTACGCGACGCTAATTGCGACGGTAATGTGCCTTATCGGTGTCGGCGTGTTCTGCGGCACGATGTTCCGCGGCACCTCGCTGGCCATCGTAATGCTCGATCAGGTCTTCCACCTTCGGCTGCCCTGGATCGAGGCGGTACAGATGATCTTCGTCGTTATCGGAGCGTCGATGGCTGCCCTTGGGCTGATGATACTGTTCGTTGGCTTCCTGGCGACCGGTGCCACCCGCCACAAGGTTTACCGGGCGTGGGGCTCTCGAGTCGGGGGCCGTATCTCCTGTGCCGTCTTCATGGGCATCTCCTACGTACTGAACATCGTTTGGATACTGATCTTGTGCTTTCTCTCCATCGTAACGTTCGTGTTTACGGTGTTCTGGAACATgtgcgccaacaacaacgttCAGACACACCGTGATTGCATCGATCTGACGCAGTTCT ACTTCATGTTCCCGGACGGAGTGAAGCAGGAAGATATGAAGATTTGCGATCCGGGCAAGGTGAAAGCGTTCTGCAAGGACGGAGTGGAGAAGTGCGAGATCATGTTCATCCTGGCGACCGTCTCCTGCCTGCTGATCATACTCAGCTTCGTGCACTATCTGATGTGTTTGGCCGCAAACTATGCCCACATTCGCGATCACGAAAAGTTCCAGGAGCTGCAGGAGATTCAAAATCTTACCGAGATGGAGTATAGTGCCGCGTCAAAGGACCGGTTCTAG